One window of Desulfonatronovibrio magnus genomic DNA carries:
- the hisH gene encoding imidazole glycerol phosphate synthase subunit HisH yields the protein MIAILDYRAGNLTSVKRALDHLNIPNRITSDPKVLDSSTGFIFPGVGAAGSAMRNLKASNLHQTIKSLILAGKPMLGICLGCQIILDESTENSTKTLGIVPGRCNRFSTSTMDEAGDPINIPHMGWNSVKLVKECLLFEGVPEDAEFYFVHSFFPVPDPAYIVGTTQYGMEFCSVYGRPGLWAMQFHPEKSGRPGLKILSNFYNYCQERCNAQ from the coding sequence ATGATAGCAATCTTAGACTACAGGGCAGGCAACCTGACAAGCGTCAAACGTGCCCTTGACCATCTCAATATTCCCAACCGCATTACCAGCGATCCCAAAGTGCTGGACTCATCAACCGGTTTTATCTTTCCTGGAGTGGGTGCGGCAGGCTCTGCCATGCGCAACCTCAAAGCCAGCAACCTTCACCAGACCATAAAATCGCTGATCCTGGCCGGCAAACCCATGTTGGGAATCTGCCTCGGGTGTCAGATCATTTTGGATGAAAGCACGGAAAACAGTACAAAAACTCTGGGAATAGTTCCTGGAAGATGCAACCGTTTTTCCACCAGCACCATGGATGAAGCAGGTGATCCAATCAATATACCTCATATGGGCTGGAACAGTGTTAAACTGGTTAAGGAATGCTTGCTGTTTGAAGGAGTACCTGAGGATGCTGAGTTCTATTTTGTGCATAGTTTCTTTCCTGTGCCTGATCCTGCTTACATTGTGGGCACCACTCAATACGGGATGGAATTCTGCTCTGTTTACGGTAGACCAGGCTTATGGGCCATGCAGTTTCACCCGGAAAAGAGTGGACGCCCAGGCCTGAAAATCCTTTCCAATTTTTACAATTATTGTCAGGAGAGATGTAATGCTCAGTAA
- the hisF gene encoding imidazole glycerol phosphate synthase subunit HisF has translation MLSKRIIPCLDVRDGKLTKGVKFKGNVDIGDPVETARKYYEEGADEIVFYDITASAEGRGIMLKVVEEVAASIFIPFSVGGGISKLEDMRAVLLAGAEKVSVNSAAVKNPSIICQGAEAFGSQCIVVGMDVLQVDKTPDIPSGYEIVIHGGRKHMGIDALWWAQEAERLGAGELCINSIDADGTKDGYELNLTRIISEHVSIPVIASGGAGNPQHMVEAVTQGKASAALIASIVHYGEYTIPELKQYMTNAGAKVRMSW, from the coding sequence ATGCTCAGTAAAAGAATCATCCCCTGTCTTGACGTCAGGGACGGCAAACTGACCAAAGGAGTCAAGTTCAAGGGTAATGTTGATATTGGCGACCCTGTTGAAACTGCAAGAAAATATTATGAAGAAGGTGCTGATGAAATTGTTTTTTATGACATAACAGCTTCTGCCGAAGGCCGGGGCATTATGCTCAAGGTTGTAGAAGAAGTAGCGGCATCCATCTTTATTCCATTTTCTGTAGGGGGCGGAATCAGCAAGCTTGAAGATATGCGTGCAGTACTCCTGGCTGGAGCAGAAAAAGTATCTGTCAACTCTGCAGCGGTAAAAAATCCTTCCATTATTTGCCAGGGAGCTGAAGCCTTTGGTTCGCAATGCATTGTAGTGGGTATGGATGTGCTTCAGGTAGATAAAACCCCGGATATTCCTTCAGGATATGAAATTGTGATTCACGGAGGCAGAAAACATATGGGGATTGACGCGCTTTGGTGGGCCCAGGAGGCCGAGAGACTCGGTGCCGGAGAGTTATGCATTAATTCCATCGATGCCGATGGAACCAAAGATGGCTATGAGCTCAACCTCACAAGGATAATCTCAGAACACGTCAGCATCCCTGTAATTGCTTCAGGAGGAGCTGGAAACCCGCAACACATGGTTGAAGCCGTAACTCAGGGTAAAGCTTCAGCAGCCTTGATTGCGTCTATTGTGCATTACGGTGAGTACACAATTCCTGAACTTAAGCAATACATGACTAATGCAGGCGCAAAAGTCAGGATGAGCTGGTGA